A part of Mustela erminea isolate mMusErm1 chromosome 9, mMusErm1.Pri, whole genome shotgun sequence genomic DNA contains:
- the LOC116598879 gene encoding ubiquinol-cytochrome-c reductase complex assembly factor 3 — protein METLRKALIVGALLGAGAGVGSALFVLVTPGEEKKQAMLKEIPEQDPRRRDEATRTKELVLATLQEAATTQENVAWRKNWMVGGGGRSA, from the exons ATGGAGACTTTACGCAAAGCGCTGATCGTGGGTGCCCTTCTGGGCGCGGGGGCTGGCGTGGGCTCCGCGCTCTTTGTCCTCGTGACCCCGggagaggagaagaagcaggcgaTGCTGAAG GAGATACCCGAGCAGGACCCGCGGCGCAGGGACGAGGCGACCAGAACCAAAGAGTTAGTGCTGGCCACTCTGCAGGAGGCAGCGACCACGCAGGAGAACGTGGCCTGGAGGAAGAACTGGATGGTCGGCGGCGGCGGGAGGTCCGCGTGA